A single window of Danio rerio strain Tuebingen ecotype United States chromosome 15, GRCz12tu, whole genome shotgun sequence DNA harbors:
- the rtn2a gene encoding reticulon-2a, translating into MSSKVMDLVYWKDMERTGMVLTGLVVALLSLFQLSIITVVSTLSLAILCFTISVRIYYKLLHVLQLGDGVHPFQSYLDLDISLSGEEAEHCLQRAIVLSCSALETLRNLIFVGNLFSSLKFWLLMYVVTFLGNLCNGLTLIIIGVIAVFSVPLFYTRHQDKVDSCIVAVQAQIDNIKDFFYRLTQGGGPPPDPTPGGAKPKAH; encoded by the exons ATGAGCAGTAAAG TAATGGACCTGGTCTACTGGAAGGACATGGAGCGGACGGGGATGGTGTTGACGGGGCTGGTGGTGGCGCTGCTGTCTTTGTTTCAGCTGAGCATCATCACTGTGGTGTCCACTCTCTCGCTGGCCATCCTGTGCTTCACCATTTCGGTCAGAATCTACTATAAACTGCTGCACGTGCTCCAGCTGGGAGATGGAGTTCATCCCTTCCA GTCATATCTAGACCTGGACATCAGTTTAAGTGGGGAAGAGGCTGAGCACTGTCTACAGAGAGCCATTGTGTTGTCCTGCTCCGCTCTGGAAACCCTGAGGAACCTCATCTTTGTAGGAAACCTGTTCAGCTCACTCAAG TTCTGGCTGCTGATGTATGTGGTCACGTTTCTGGGGAACCTCTGCAATGGCCTTACCTTGATCATCATCG GTGTGATTGCAGTCTTCTCTGTCCCTTTGTTTTACACCCGTCACCAG GATAAAGTGGACAGCTGCATTGTAGCAGTTCAAGCCCAAATTGACAACATCAAGGACTT CTTTTATCGCCTGACCCAGGGTGGCGGACCACCTCCAGATCCCACCCCTGGTGGAGCTAAACCCAAAGCCCATTGA
- the rtn2a gene encoding reticulon-2a isoform X2 — MSSKGEVMDLVYWKDMERTGMVLTGLVVALLSLFQLSIITVVSTLSLAILCFTISVRIYYKLLHVLQLGDGVHPFQSYLDLDISLSGEEAEHCLQRAIVLSCSALETLRNLIFVGNLFSSLKFWLLMYVVTFLGNLCNGLTLIIIGVIAVFSVPLFYTRHQDKVDSCIVAVQAQIDNIKDFFYRLTQGGGPPPDPTPGGAKPKAH, encoded by the exons ATGAGCAGTAAAGGTGAGG TAATGGACCTGGTCTACTGGAAGGACATGGAGCGGACGGGGATGGTGTTGACGGGGCTGGTGGTGGCGCTGCTGTCTTTGTTTCAGCTGAGCATCATCACTGTGGTGTCCACTCTCTCGCTGGCCATCCTGTGCTTCACCATTTCGGTCAGAATCTACTATAAACTGCTGCACGTGCTCCAGCTGGGAGATGGAGTTCATCCCTTCCA GTCATATCTAGACCTGGACATCAGTTTAAGTGGGGAAGAGGCTGAGCACTGTCTACAGAGAGCCATTGTGTTGTCCTGCTCCGCTCTGGAAACCCTGAGGAACCTCATCTTTGTAGGAAACCTGTTCAGCTCACTCAAG TTCTGGCTGCTGATGTATGTGGTCACGTTTCTGGGGAACCTCTGCAATGGCCTTACCTTGATCATCATCG GTGTGATTGCAGTCTTCTCTGTCCCTTTGTTTTACACCCGTCACCAG GATAAAGTGGACAGCTGCATTGTAGCAGTTCAAGCCCAAATTGACAACATCAAGGACTT CTTTTATCGCCTGACCCAGGGTGGCGGACCACCTCCAGATCCCACCCCTGGTGGAGCTAAACCCAAAGCCCATTGA